Proteins encoded by one window of Oreochromis niloticus isolate F11D_XX linkage group LG17, O_niloticus_UMD_NMBU, whole genome shotgun sequence:
- the prl2 gene encoding prolactin 2 isoform X1, which yields MPGNIRSVSVVSVALLCLVFCSQPTSLDAAPLCTNAEAGCHVLSLANLFDRVIQHSARMHGISNDLHSEFELYFLPSKNQIGRVSRNCHTSNILTPNGKENAQRMAREELTEVILKLLVAWRDPLWHFHQSMTHFHDFIDFSSNKSLKMSDMVHELRKGVQKVVEKMQMLGILSNSVSSLMSPEAFLASGSAEWRLMKDYELLYCFRRDSNKVQNYLKILKCRIVPEDGC from the exons ATGCCTGGAAACATCAGATCAG TCTCTGTGGTCTCGGTAGCTTTGTTGTGCTTGGTGTTCTGCAGTCAGCCGACCAGTCTGGATGCAGCCCCCCTCTGTACGAATGCCGAGGCTGGGTGTCACGTCCTCTCCCTGGCTAACCTGTTTGACCGGGTCATTCAACACTCAGCCAGAATGCACGGCATTTCAAATGACCTTCACTCTGAGTTT GAGCTTTACTTCCTGCCCAGTAAGAATCAGATTGGCCGGGTCAGTCGCAACTGTCACACGTCTAACATCCTCACCCCAAATGGAAAGGAGAACGCTCAGAGAATGGCG AGGGAGGAGCTGACGGAGGTGATTCTAAAGCTCCTGGTGGCATGGAGGGACCCTCTGTGGCATTTCCACCAGAGCATGACGCACTTCCACGACTTCATTGACTTCAGCTCCAATAAATCTCTTAAAATGAGTGATATGGTGCATGAGCTACGGAAAGGAGTACAGAAAGTAGTTGAGAag ATGCAGATGTTGGGAATATTAAGTAACTCTGTCAGCAGCCTCATGTCTCCCGAGGCTTTCTTGGCATCAGGCAGTGCTGAGTGGCGCCTAATGAAAGACTACGAGCTCCTCTACTGTTTTCGCCGAGACTCCAACAAGGTCCAAAACTACCTGAAGATCCTGAAGTGTCGCATTGTTCCAGAGGATGGATGTTAA
- the LOC100697370 gene encoding beta-2-microglobulin, with protein MKAVLCLAVIAAFYCAVEAKYSPPKTQVYSRNPGEYGKENVLICHVSNFHPPDITITLLKNGVEIPGAKQTDLVFNQDWHFHLTKHVAFTPKEGENYACKVTHGQDTKTFGWESNM; from the exons atgaaGGCTGTCCTGTGTTTGGCTGTTATTGCAGCTTTCTACTGCGCAGTGGAGGCGAAATACT CTCCACCAAAGACTCAGGTTTACAGCCGTAATCCTGGAGAGTATGGGAAGGAAAATGTCTTGATCTGCCACGTGAGTAATTTCCACCCCCCTGACATCACCATCACACTGCTGAAGAATGGGGTAGAAATTCCTGGTGCCAAGCAGACTGACCTGGTCTTCAACCAGGACTGGCACTTCCATCTGACCAAGCACGTCGCTTTTACACCAAAGGAAGGAGAAAACTACGCCTGCAAAGTCACTCATGGGCAAGACACAAAAACCTTTGGTTGGG AGTCAAACATGTAA
- the hspa14 gene encoding heat shock 70 kDa protein 14 — protein sequence MSAIGVHFGYTSACVAIFKDGRADVVANDAGDRVTPTVVGYRDTEQIVGIAAKQGRVRNAASTVIKVKQVLGRSFDDPEIQRHRTETKCQVVSRENKPFYEITSGQQPKYVAPEDVAKLIFQKMKETAQSALGGSDVSDAVITVPSEFAHAQKRALRNAAEAAGFNVLRLIHEPAAALLAYNIGQESPSGKSHVLVYKLGGTSLSVTVLQVNGGMFLCRSTHTDHSIGGEAFTQALAQHLASEFKRTFKHDVSSNPRAMLKLMNGAEMAKHSLSSLGSANCFVDSLHDGIDFECSVSRARFELLCSSLFNKSIQPIKAVLEEAGLTPHSISKVVLCGGSARIPRLQQMIREMFPDVELLNSAPPDEVIAVGAALEAGLLVGRDGLTPEEDSVTVDVSSIDVLVKEMDESGAEMFTVLLPVGTPLPAHRHHILRGDGKLSSLCLEIYQRCITEQPEKLSKIVFRDLQPTEEAHSIDTVVTMKSDGSIHLSCVEQGTGRSEVVTIAAAS from the exons ATGTCGGCGATTGGGGTTCATTTCGGTTATACATCCGCTTGTGTGGCGATATTTAAG GATGGACGGGCTGATGTGGTGGCTAACGATGCAGGAGACAGAGTAACTCCAACTGTGGTGGGCTACAGAGACACTGAACAG ATTGTAGGTATAGCGGCAAAACAGGGACGGGTCCGCAACGCTGCCAGTACGGTCATCAAAGTGAAACAAGTGCTCGGGAGAAG CTTTGATGACCCAGAGATACAAAGACACAGAACGGAGACCAAATGTCAG gTTGTCAGCAGAGAAAACAAACCTTTTTATGAGATCACATCAGGACAGCAGCCAAAGTATGTTGCTCCAGAAGATGTCGCAAAACTCATCTTCCAGAAAATGAAAG AAACGGCTCAGTCAGCTCTGGGAGGGTCGGATGTAAGCGATGCTGTCATTACTGTTCCCTCAGAGTTTGCACATGCTCAGAAGCGTGCTCTTAG GAACGCAGCTGAAGCTGCAGGGTTCAATGTCCTGAGGCTAATCCACGagcctgctgctgctttgctgGCCTATAACATCGGACAGGAGTCGCCGTCAGGGAAGAG TCACGTCCTCGTCTACAAGCTCGGTGGGACGTCCCTGAGCGTGACAGTGCTGCAGGTCAATGGAGGAATGTTCCTGTGTCGCAGCACTCACACTGACCACAGCATCGGAGGAGAGGCTTTCACTCAGGCCTTAGCGCAGCACCTCGCCTCAGAATTCAAACG CACGTTTAAGCACGATGTGAGCTCTAATCCTCGGGCTATGTTGAAGCTGATGAATGGTGCAGAGATGGCCAAGCACTCCCTGTCCTCCCTGGGTTCAGCCAACTGCTTCGTTGACTCCCTTCATGATGGTATCGACTTTGAGTGCAGCGTCTCCAG AGCTCGATTTGAGCTGCTCTGCTCTTCACTCTTCAACAAAAGCATCCAGCCAATCAAAGCCGTCCTCGAGGAGGCGGGTCTTACACCTCACAGCATTAGCAAG GTGGTTCTTTGCGGCGGCTCGGCCAGAATTCCTCGTCTGCAGCAGATGATCCGTGAAATGTTTCCGGATGTGGAGCTTCTCAACTCGGCACCTCCTGACGAGGTCATCGCTGTGGGTGCAGCCCTGGAGGCGGGTCTGCTGGTTGGCAGAGATGGCCTTACCCCAGAGGAAGACTCTGTCACAGTGGATGTGTCTTCCATTGACGTACTAGTAAAA GAGATGGATGAGTCTGGAGCTGAGATGTTCACGGTTCTCCTTCCTGTGGGCACACCCCTCCCTGCCCACAGACATCACATCCTCAGGGGGGACGGAAAACTGTCCTCCCTGTGTTTGGAGATTTACCAGCGATGCATCACAGAGCAGCCGGAGAAGCTGTCCAAG ATTGTTTTTAGGGACCTTCAGCCCACAGAGGAGGCTCACAGCATTGACACTGTGGTGACCATGAAAAG CGATGGCTCCATTCATCTTTCCTGTGTAGAACAGGGCACTGGAAGGTCAGAGGTCGTCACCATAGCAGCTGCATCATGA
- the LOC100698172 gene encoding beta-2-microglobulin, whose translation MLANTPDVNRFTFGVDRDALLSSLLVERISKSDISSRSVGETMKTFVFLAVVLLLGLTDLSAAKNSSPKVQVYTRSPGQYGTANTLICHVSGFHPPEITIELLKNDKVIPGSQQTDLAFEENWHYHMTKHVPFTPTKEDVFSCRVTHTGTKRTYIWEADM comes from the exons ATGTTAGCTAACACTCCCGATGTGAACCGTTTCACTTTCGGTGTGGATCGTGACGCACTGTTGTCTTCTCTCTTAGTCGAGCGAATCTCCAAGAGCGATATATCGAGTCGGTCTGTGGGTGAAACAATGAAGACGTTTGTGTTCCTCGCCGTCGTCCTTCTGCTGGGACTCACGGATCTGTCGGCAGCCAAGAACT CTTCACCCAAGGTTCAGGTGTACACCCGCTCCCCCGGACAGTACGGGACCGCCAACACCCTCATCTGCCATGTCAGTGGATTCCATCCTCCTGAAATCACCATTGAGCTGCTCAAGAATGACAAAGTGATACCGGGCTCTCAGCAGACCGACCTGGCCTTTGAAGAGAACTGGCACTACCACATGACCAAGCATGTGCCTTTCACCCCAACCAAGGAGGATGTGTTCAGCTGCAGAGTAACTCACACGGGGACAAAGAGGACATATATTTGGG AGGCAGATATGTAA